In the Desulfitobacterium hafniense DCB-2 genome, TTCCCCTCAAGCCGTTACGGATTTAGGTGTTAAGGTGGGAGATAAGGCAGAGAAAGTATTCGCCGCCTATCGCTCTAAGTATGTAGAGCCGGAAAGCATTCATGGCGGAACTCTTTATGGCATCTTCAAGGTGGAAGGCGCCGCTGCCTTAGCTTTTAATTTTGATACAGATCCCGCACAGTATCCGCGCCAAATCAAGCCCGACCATAAAGTGACAGGAATGGTCTTAACCTATCCCGAAATCATGGACGATTCGTTCTGAGCAGTCAGGATATTCCGCTGAAACCCCGTTGGAAACACATACGGATTACGCTACCGACCTGGCTGAACGGCCAGGTTTTCTTTATGTCATATCCTGCCTGTTTTGGGTAAACTAAAAGGCAGGTAGGAAAAAGATCAAATGATTCGAGGGGAAATGACTATGCCAAGCCTAACTTTTCAGGAAATCGACAATCACCTCATGAATGATAATAAACCGTCAAACTTCATAATAGAATTAAACAAGGCAGGAATAATTGAGACTGAATATCCTTTTACTCTGCTGGGAGCGCTGAAGGATACCCCTCAATCTCCAAAGCATCATCCTGAAGGCAGTGTTTGGAATCATACCCTGATGGTTCTGGATAACGCGGCGGAGAGAAAACATCTCAGCCAAAACCCCCAGGTGTTGATGTGGGCCGCCTTGCTTCATGACCTGGGCAAAGCCCCCACCACCCGTGTGCGCAAAGGGCGGATCACTTCCTATGATCATGATGCAGTGGGGGAGAAGCTGGCCGGCCAATTCCTCCGGGAGTTAACCCGGGATGAACGATTCATCCACCAAGTCGCCAAAATGGTCCGCTGGCATATGCAGATTCTCTTTGTCGTCAAAGGCCTGCCCTTTGCCAATGTTAAAAAAATGGCCGCGGAAGTTTCTATTGAGGAAATAGCCCTGCTTGGTTTTTGCGACCGTTTAGGAAGAGGTGAAATGACTCCTCAAAAAAAGCAGGAAGAAGAGCAGACCATAGAGAAATTCTTAGTACGGTGTATGGAAATACTTCAAGGTTAAAGGAGATTTGTAAAATGCGCGAATTTAAAGAGATTACCCCGGAACAATTTGTACATAGCCCTTTTCAGCTTTTGGACAAAGAATGGATGCTTATTACCGCCGGCATAGATGAAAAAGTCAACACCATGACAGCCTCCTGGGGCGGTTTTGGGGTATTGTGGAATAAGAATGTAGCTTATATTTTTATTCGCCCCACACGCTACACCAAGGAGTTTGTGGATGGTTCCACTACCTTGTCTCTATCCTTTTTCCCCGGCTCTTACAAAAAACAGCTGGGCTATTTGGGACGTGTATCCGGGAGAGATGTGGAGAAGATTAAAGAATCCGGCTTAACCGTGCTCAAAGCAGGTGATGGAACTCCCTATTTTGAAGAAGCAAACATGACACTCTTCGGCAAGAAGCTCTATGCCCAGGAACTAAAACCTGAGTGCTTTAGTGTGGAGGGCCTGGATGAAAAGAATTATCCCCTGAAAGATTATCACACCATGTATGTAGTAGAGATCGAAAGAATTCTTGTCCAAGCATAATTTGTTTGCCGTCACCTTTACTCCGATTGGAAGCTGTCTGTACTATTCTTCAAATAGAAGACAGAGTGTTAAGAGTAAGCTGCGAAAGGATAAACCATGATCAAGATCACGGGTCAATACAATCACGCTTTGGTCTTCACCGAGACGATGGAGGCAGGAGCCAGCCAACAGATCGAAACCTTATGCGATCAAGAATTTGTCAAGGACAGCAAGATTCGCATCATGCCTGATGTTCACAGCGGTGTGGGATGTACCATTGGCACGACCATGACCATTAAAGATAAAGTGGTGCCTAATTTGGTCGGTGTGGATATAGGGTGCGGCATGGAAGTAACCCAGCTTGAAGGTTCACACCTTGAACTGCAAAAGCTGGATAAGCTGATCTATGAGAAAATTCCCAGCGGCTTTAATATCCGCAATAAGGAGCACCGTTTTCATGAGAGTATTGATTTGGATGATCTCAAATGCAAAAGGGAAGTCAATTTAACCCGTGCCCGCAGAAGCATCGGTACTCTGGGCGGGGGCAATCATTTTATCGAGATCAATCAAGACAGCCGGGGAATTTACTATTTAGTAATTCACTCAGGGAGCCGCCATTTAGGCAATGAAGTAGCTAAGCTGTATCAAGAGGAGGCTTATCGGGCTTTAAATAAGTCCACAAAGGCCGATATCGAAGGATTGATCGCCGAATTGAAAGCCGCAGGGCGGGATAAGGAAATTCCCAAAGAGGTCAGACGGAAAAAGGCAGAGGTCCTAACGGATGTTCCCAAGGCTTTAGCCTATGCTTCGGGAGCACTTTTTCAGGACTATATCCACGATATGAAAATTGTCCAGCATTTCGCGGCCCTAAACAGGAAAGCCATGGCGGATGAAATACTTAAAGGGATGAAACTCAAGGCCGTGGACCAGTTCACGACCATTCATAATTACATTGATACAGAGCACATGATTCTGCGCAAAGGCGCAGTCTCAGCCCAAAAGGATGAACGGCTCCTGATTCCCATCAACATGCGGGACGGCAGCCTGATCTGTATCGGCAAAGGCAACCCGGACTGGAACTATTCAGCTCCGCACGGAGCCGGCCGCCTCATGAGCCGCTCCCAAGCCCGCAGTTCCCTGACCTTGACCCAATATAAAGAAATGATGCAAGGGGTATTCTCCACATCGGTCAACAAAGAAACTTTGGATGAATGCCCCTTAGCTTACAAACCCATGGAAGATATCATCAAAAACATCCACGATACGGTGGAGATCGTGGCTCAGATTAAGCCGGTTTATAATTTTAAAGCAGCGGATTGAACGAGACTTCAGTTCAGTATAAAGTAAAGCCATGAAAAGTTAAGCCATGATTGGGAGAACTATCCTTCCGATCATGGCTTTTTACTACCGTTCACTTGCTTATTAATATAATGATGGAACAAAGTATATAACCTATCTTGACATCGAGAGAGAATAGTGTATTATTGTATTAAGAACTTAATACAATAATACACTGAGACAAGAGGTGAGACCATGTCATGGGATTTAAAGACGGACAGACCGATTTACACCCAGTTAATTGAGCAGATTCAGCTGAAGATTTTCTCCGGAGCATACCCTCTGGGGTCAAAACTGCCTTCGGTCCGGGATATGGCCCAAGAGGCGGCTGTTAACCCCAATACTATGCAAAGAGCTTTAGCCAAAATGGAAGAGGACGGATTGATTATAACCCACCGCACCAGCGGTCGATCGGTAACGGAGGATGCGCATATGGTAGAGATGGCCAAAACCCAAGTAGCCAAAGAACAAATTGCTGA is a window encoding:
- a CDS encoding HDIG domain-containing metalloprotein, encoding MIRGEMTMPSLTFQEIDNHLMNDNKPSNFIIELNKAGIIETEYPFTLLGALKDTPQSPKHHPEGSVWNHTLMVLDNAAERKHLSQNPQVLMWAALLHDLGKAPTTRVRKGRITSYDHDAVGEKLAGQFLRELTRDERFIHQVAKMVRWHMQILFVVKGLPFANVKKMAAEVSIEEIALLGFCDRLGRGEMTPQKKQEEEQTIEKFLVRCMEILQG
- a CDS encoding flavin reductase — translated: MREFKEITPEQFVHSPFQLLDKEWMLITAGIDEKVNTMTASWGGFGVLWNKNVAYIFIRPTRYTKEFVDGSTTLSLSFFPGSYKKQLGYLGRVSGRDVEKIKESGLTVLKAGDGTPYFEEANMTLFGKKLYAQELKPECFSVEGLDEKNYPLKDYHTMYVVEIERILVQA
- a CDS encoding RtcB family protein; this translates as MIKITGQYNHALVFTETMEAGASQQIETLCDQEFVKDSKIRIMPDVHSGVGCTIGTTMTIKDKVVPNLVGVDIGCGMEVTQLEGSHLELQKLDKLIYEKIPSGFNIRNKEHRFHESIDLDDLKCKREVNLTRARRSIGTLGGGNHFIEINQDSRGIYYLVIHSGSRHLGNEVAKLYQEEAYRALNKSTKADIEGLIAELKAAGRDKEIPKEVRRKKAEVLTDVPKALAYASGALFQDYIHDMKIVQHFAALNRKAMADEILKGMKLKAVDQFTTIHNYIDTEHMILRKGAVSAQKDERLLIPINMRDGSLICIGKGNPDWNYSAPHGAGRLMSRSQARSSLTLTQYKEMMQGVFSTSVNKETLDECPLAYKPMEDIIKNIHDTVEIVAQIKPVYNFKAAD
- a CDS encoding GntR family transcriptional regulator, with protein sequence MSWDLKTDRPIYTQLIEQIQLKIFSGAYPLGSKLPSVRDMAQEAAVNPNTMQRALAKMEEDGLIITHRTSGRSVTEDAHMVEMAKTQVAKEQIAEFLEKMKMMGFEQKEILTIINTMAEEMKK